GTCAGGACGCCGAGAGCCGCACGTACGCGGTCGTGGACGTGGTCGTGGACGTGGTCGTGGACGTGGTCGTGGACGTGGTCGGGGACGCGGTGCGGTGCGGGAACCAGCTCAGTTTCCATGGGAGTCCGCCTCCACCTTCCACCAGGGCAGATACCGCGTATCGGCCGCTGTCGGAGCGACTGCGGCCGCTCCCGCTCCGGTTCCCGTTCCCGCGGCGATGGGCACGGTGGCCACCCGTAGCTGGATGGCCTCGAAGCTCCCGCCACGGTGGGCGGCGACGCGATCCGACGCGATGTTGGTCAGGTACTGCTGAGTCATCAACGCCCGCTGCGTGCGCGGCTGATCGTCGCTGACATGGTTCTCGAGGTAGGAACTCCAGGCCCGTCGCAGCATGTTCTGCGCCGTATGACTCGGGAAGGCGTTGTGCCTCACCGCGGAACCGTCCACGGCGGTCAGATCGAACCAGCCGCTCACCTGCATGGCGCCGTCCGGCGTGGTGTGCATGGTCCGCGCCGAGATCTGCCGGTTGACGGACTCCGGATCCGGGGCGAAGAGTCGCCAGTTCTGTTCGAACAGCGGGAAGACCCACGCGTCGACCTGCCGGCTGTACTGCCGGGAGAGCGGATTCGGGGGCGCCACGTGCAGAAACACCAGGAGCACATGGACCAGGGCCGTCGCCAGGCAGAGGAACACGGCGACACTCGTCACCGCTTGCAGGAGGATCGGCGGAGGCGCCGAGTGTTCTGTGGGTCCTTCCGCGGTTCTTTCCGAGGATCCCTCTGTCGATTGTTGCGCGGATTCCCGCGTGAATGCGTCCGCAGATTCATCCGCAGATTCATCCGCATCCGTCGATGCAGTGCCGTCCAGCACGGCCCCACCCGGCCTTTCGCCTTTCGATTCGGCTTCTCTCGCTGCTTCTCCTGAGTTCTCGGCGGCCGACGCGCGACGGAATCGACAACGATCCGCCGCGCGCCGGGCGCGCCGCACGTCCCCTCAGGGACGCGCGTACGACTCAGTGACGAACGCCGCCGTAGCCGTCGTTCTTGCCGGGCTTGCTTCCGTACCCGCCGTACCCGCCGTACCCGCCGTAGCCGCCGTGCTCTTCGGGCTTCCCACCGTGATCGTGGCCACCCGGCTTGCCCGGCTTAACCGGCTTGTTGGGCTTGTTGGGCTTGTTTGGCTTGTGCGGCTTGTTGGGCTTGTGCGGCTTTCCGTGGTCGTGGCCACCGGGCTTGCCCGGCAGTCCGCCGATCACGCCGCCGTTGACACCGCCGTTGACGCCGCCGTTGACGCCGCCGTTGACGCCGCCCGTGGTCCCGCTTGTCGTAGTGCCGGCGACGAGGCCGCCGAGCGCTCCGCCCGTGGTGCCGCCCGTCGTCAGGATGCCGCCGAGGAGACCACCCAGGAGGCCACCGGTGCCGCCGCCGGTCGGCACGCCGCCGATGGCGCCGACGGTGGTGCTGCCCGTGGTGCCCGCCGACGTGGCCCCGGCGATCACGCCGCCGGTGATCAGACCGCCCGTGGTCCCGCCGGTCCCACCGGTCCCGCACGGCCCCTGGAAGATCCTGTTGGTGTCCAGCGTCACGGCGCCGTCACCGCGTAGGCCTGCATCGGCCAGCAGCCGGCCGTTGATGGTCGCCCCCGTGGTGGCGGTGATCGAGGTGTCGGCCAGGATGGTGCCCACGAACGTGGAGTTGGTGCCGAGCGTGGCCGAGCTGCCGACCTTCCAGTACACGTTGCACGGCGAGGCGCCGTTGATGAAGCTCACCGTGCTGGCGGATGCCGTCGTCAGTGTCGAACCGATCTGGAACACCCAGACGGCACTGGAGTTGCCCTGGGCGTCCAGGGTGAGTGTGCCGGTGATCCCGGCGGAGCTGTTCGCCCTGTAGAGGCCCGGCGTCAGCACCTGGCCGCCGAACTCGTGGGGAGCGTCGTTGTAGATCGCGTCCGTCAGAGTCTGTCCGGCGGCCTGGTTGTACGCCGTGTTCAGGTCGGTCTTGGCTTGGCCCGCGACGGCGTCGGCAGAGTGCAGAACCCCGGGCGGGGTCACGATGCCGGGCCCTCCGTCGGAGGTGAGGAACCCGGTGATGGCCGTTCCGGGGCTCACACCGACGTTGAGACCGTTGACCACCGTGGGACCGGTGTTGGTGACCGTGGCGCCGGCCAGTACTCCGAAACTGGCTGCCGTGCCCAGAGGCACCGGGGTGGCGACGGCATGGGCGCGTGTCGGCGTCATCGCGGTGACGACAGCGGCGATCGCCACGGCCGTCACCGCCGCGATCCATACCGACGTCGTGCGCTGGGGAGGCGCGTCATGGATATTCAGCGTCATCGAGGGGCCAACTCCTTTGAGGGGATGATCTTGGCGATTCCCGGCCGCGCAGAATCGCCTGATTCTGCGGCTGGCATATTACGCAGGAAAGTGATCCAAATGCGGCATATTCAGGCGACATGGCTTGAGTGGGAGAATTCCTCGTGCTGTTTCGCCAAATGATTAATGGGCCGAATGGCGCTGCTTTTCGGCGGGTCCTGGTCCATATGGCCCGACCCGCAGGTTTCAACGCTCTGCAGCTCTCCCCGGAGGGTTGAAACCGGCTTGAAGCCGTTCTGAACCGCCCCGCCCGCAAGCTCTGCGGCATGACGAAGACGAACCACGAACGCGAACACGGACACGGACGAGGGAACGGACACGAACGAGGGAAAGGGCCCGGACACCAGGACGAACCCGCGATCGCGGCCACCGGGCTGCGGAAGTCCTACGGCGACAAGACCGTCCTCGACGGCATAGACGTCCAGGTGCCCGCCGGCACGATCTTCGCCCTCCTCGGGCCGAACGGCGCGGGCAAGACCACGGTGGTCAACATCCTGTCGACGCTGATCTCCGCCGACGGCGGACAGGCGCGGATCGCCGGACACGACCTCACCGCCGAGGCCCAGGCCGTTCGGGCCGCGATCGGCGTCACCGGTCAGTTCTCCGCCGTGGACGGCCTGATCACCGGCGAGGAGAACATGCTCCTGATGGCCGACCTGCACCACCTGCCCCGCGCCGAGGGCCGACGGACGACCGCCGAACTGCTGGAGCGCTTCGACCTCACCGAGGCCGCGAAGAAGCCCGCCTCCACCTACTCCGGCGGCATGAAACGCCGCCTCGACATCGCCATGACCCTGGTCGGCGACCCGCGGATCATCTTCCTCGACGAGCCGACCACCGGCCTCGACCCGCGCTCCCGCCACACCATGTGGCAGATCATCCGCGAGCTGGTCTCCCGCGGTACGACCGTCTTCCTGACCACCCAGTACCTGGACGAGGCCGACCAGCTCGCCGACCGCATCGCCGTGCTCAACGGCGGCAGGCTGGTCGCCGAGGGCAGCGCCGAGGAGCTCAAGCGGCTCGTCCCCGGCGGCCACGTACGGCTGCGCTTCTCCGACCCGGCGGCGTACGAGCGGGCGGCGACCGCGCTGCGCGAGGCGACCCTCCCCCACGCTCGGCTTCGCTCGCGCGGGGGGACCCCCATCGACGAGGCGCTCACCCTGCAGATCCCCAGCGACGGAAGCCAGCGCGAGCTGCGCGCCATCCTCGACTGGCTGGACGCCGCCGACATCGAGGCCGACGAGCTGTCCGTGCACACCCCGGACCTGGACGACGTGTTCTTCGCCCTGACAGACAGCCCCGCCCCCGCCGACACGGACGCCGACAACGGCGCCGCCACCGCCACCGCCAAGGAGACCGTCCGATGACCACCGCACCCCAGTCCCCGCGGGCGAACCCCTTCCGCGACAACCTCACCATGCTGCGGCGCAACCTCCTGCACGCCCGCCGCTACCCCTCCCTCACCCTGAACCTGCTGCTCACCCCGGTCATCCTGCTGCTGCTGTTCGTCTACGTCTTCGGCAACGTGATGAGCGCAGGCATCACCGGCGGCCCCGCGGACCGCGCCGACTACGTCGCCTACATCGTCCCCGGCATTCTTCTCCTGACCGTGGCCATGACCTCGCTCGGCACCGCCGTGTCCGTGGCCACCGACATGACCGAGGGCATCATGGCCCGGTTCCGCACCATGGCGATCTCCCGCGCCTCCGTGCTGATCGGCCACGTGATCGGCAGCGTGATCCAGACGATGGCGGCTCTGGTGCTGGTCGTGGGCATCGGACTGGCCATCGGCTTCCGGCCCGACGCGACGCCGGTGGAGTGGATCGCGGCGGCCGGGCTGATGGCTCTGGTCAGCCTCGCGCTGACCTGGCTCGCGGTCGGCATCGGCCTGATCAGCCCCAACGCCGAGGGGGCCAGCAACATCGGGACGCCGCTGGTGATGCTGCCGTTCCTGTCCAGCGCGTTCGTGCCGGTGGACGCCATGCCGGGCTGGTTCCGCTGGTTCGCCGAGTACCAGCCGTTCTCGCCCGCCATCGAGACCCTGCGCGGGCTGCTGCTGGGCAGCGGGATCGGCGCCAAGAACGCGGTGCTGGCCGTCGCCTGGTGCCTGGGGCTGTCGCTGCTGGGCTACCTGTGGTCCAAGGCGACGTTCAACCGAGAGCCGCGGACCTGAGCTCCCGCAGTGCGGCCGCCCGCAGCTCCTCCCGTTTCAGGGTGGCGTACGTCGACCTCGCGTCGTCGTAGGCCGCCCTGTCGGCGTTCTCGGCGGCCTCCCGGGACCGGGCCGACGACAGGGCGGGGAACTCCCGCACCGCCGGCATCCGCTCCGCCAGCGCCACCAGCCGTACGGCCGCCGGGTCGCCCTTGGCCAGCCCGGCGAAGCCGAGTGCCAGCAACACCGTTCCGTACACCGGCAGTTCCGCCGGAGAACCGTCGCCCGGGGAGCCGGACAGCATCCCGAGCAGCCGTTCCCGCAACTGCTCGGCCAGCCCGGCCACCGGCTCGAGTCGGCCGCGCTGCGCGTGCGCCGCCACCGCGGCCGACTGGATCTCCAGTACCCACGGATCCACGAACGGATCGTCGGCGTACAGCAGGCTGCCCTCCCGTATCCGCTCCACCGCCTGGCGCCACAGCCCGAGCCCGACCTCGGTCAGCCCACGGGCCAGTGCGATCTCCGCGCGGGCCGGCAGATCGCTGCCGAAGGAGGGCTCGGCGGACTCCGACTGCTGATCCAGCGTCGCGAGCCCCAGCCAGTGCTCCGCCTCGTCGACCTCCCCGCGCTGCAGACAGGCCAGCACGAGCCCCCAGCGGACGCCGATCGAGTCCGACCAGTCGCCGACCTCCTCGAGCGCGCCGAGTGCGGCCCGCAGATGGTCGTACGCCTCCGCGCCGTGCGCGGACTTCAGGCACAGCTCGCTGATCCGCCCATGACTGATCAGCCGCATGGCCGGATTCTCGAGCGACCCCAGCGTGTCGAGCATCCGGCGGGCGCACTCCAGCGCGCGCTCCGTCTCGTGCTCGGCCTCCCACACATAGCTGGCGACGCCCGCCGCCATGCCCGCCAGCATGGGCGCGTCGGCGTCGCAGAGTTCCTGCAGCCGCGTGAACCGCGGCGGGTGCATCTCCGGGAAGGCGCACAGCACGATGGCCAGCGCCCGTGCCAGCGTGTCCGGCGGGGCGGGCGGCAGCCGGCGCAGCGTGACGAGATGGCGTACGGCGTAGGGGCCGCGGCCCATGAAAAGGCTGGCCGTGCACACCGTCGCCGCGCTGCGGGCCGTCTCGACGTCCTCGGGGTCCTCGGGGCCGGGACGGAAATGGGACAGCGGCCCACCGGTCTCGTCGGCGAGGGCGGCGAGCCGGGCGTAGTTGGATCCGGTGGCCCACAACGAGCCCAGCGCCGCGGTGAGCGCCGCGGTGGTGGGCCCGTCGGCGCGGGCCAGCGCGTACCGCAGGGCCAGGACGAGGTTGTCCTGCTCGGCCCCGATGTGGATCCACGGGCGCTGTGGGCCGCCGCTGAACAGCACGTCGTGGTGCGCCCGCCCGAAGTCCCGGGCCCAGAGAAGGAACCGGCCGGTCACCGCCTCCTCCTCGCCGGCCTCGGCGCGCCGGGCGGCACTGAACTCCCGCAGCGTCTCCAGCATGTGGAAACGCACCCCGGCGGGACCCCCGGCGGGACCCCCGGAAGGACCTTCGGAAGGACTCTCGCCCACCTTGACCAGGGACTGATCCGCCAGCTGCTCCAGCAGCGTCAGCGCGTCCGCGCTCTCGCCGAGCATGCACTGGGCCGCCTCCTCGGTGAACCCCCCGGGGAACACCGACAAGGCGCGCAGCGCGGCCCGGCCGTCGGCCTCCAGGAGATTCCAGCTCCACTCGACCACGGCCTGCAGCGTGCGATGCCGCTCGGGCGCGTCGCGGGCGCCGCCGCGCAGCAGCGCGAAACGGTCCCGGAGCCGGCGCGAGATGTCGGCCACGGAGAGCACCCGGACCCGGGCCGCGGCGAGTTCGACGGCCAGCGGCAGCCCGTCCAGATGCCGGCAGATCTCGGCCACCTGGTCGGCGGGCAGCTCCACGCCGGGCCTGGCGGCCCGCGCCCGCTGCCCGAACAGCTCGACCGACGTCGCGAGCGACAGCTCCGGCAGGGCGTACACCGACTCCGAGGTCAGCCCCAGCGGAGCCCGGCTGGTGGCCAGGACCCGCAGCTCCTTCGACCGCGACACCAACGCCTTTACGACATCCGCCGCGCCGGCGATCACCTGCTCGCAGTTGTCCAGCACCAGCAGGGCGGGCCCGGCGCCGAGCGCGGCGACGATGGCGCCCACCACGTCCCCGCCGAACCGCCCGCCCTCCGCGGCGCCGACGGCCGAGGCGACCTCACCGGCCACGTCGTCATCGGTGAGGACACCGGCCAGGGTGACGAAGTGCACCACGGTGTGTGCGGCCGCCCGGCTCACCGCGTGGGAGAGCCGGGTCTTGCCCAGCCCGCCGGGACCGACGACCGTGACCACCCGGACCGTGCGCAGCAACTCGCCCACGGCGGCGACATCGGCGTCCCGCCCCAGCAGCGGGTTCGGATCGTGCGGCACACCGTGCCGGACCGTCGGCACGTCCGCCCGCACCAACTCCTGGTACACGGACCGGAGTCCGGGCCCCGGATCGGTCCCCAGCTCGTCCCGCAGCCGACGTCGATAGGCGTCGTACCGGGTCAGCGCCGCGGCCCGCCCGGCCGTCGCCGCCTCACACCGCAGCAGCTCCGCCAACACCTCCTCGTCCCGCGGCAGCTCCCGGGCCAGCCCGGCCAGCGGCGCCGCCGCCTCCTCCCGCCGCCCCACCCGGGCGAGCGCGAGCGCCCGGAAACGGACCAGCGCACCATGCGTCCGGACCCGGTCGGCGCGCAGCGCCACCACCGGATCGTGCAGGTCCTCGCCCGCCCCGGCGCCCACGTTCCCGTCCCACAGCGCCAAGCCGGCCTCGGCCCGTGCCAGGACGCCTTCGTGATTTCCGGCCCGCGCACACTCGGCGCTCGCCGCCTCGCACAGCAGCAGCGCGGAACTGTCGACCTGTGCTTCGTCCAGCGCCAGCCGGTACCCCGTCGGCGTGCTCACGATCAGCTCGGCGCCCAGCTGCGCCCTGAGCCGCGACACCAGGACCTGCACCGCCTTGCCCGGCCGCTCCGGCAGCTCGTCGGGCCACAGCCCCTCCACCAGCCGCCCCGTGCTGCACCCGGTGCGCAGCTCCCCGGCGAGCAACGCCAACAGCCCGCGCAGCCGGGGCGCGGTGATCTCCCGCCCGCGGTAGGCGACTCGGGACAGCAGAGTCAACTCGGTGGTCATGCCCGAAGGTTAACCACGTCCGGACGAGACACCGTCGGCGTCGGCGTCGGCGTCAGCCTCGGTGTTGCCGGTCGTCGTCGTTCGAGTCGGTGCGGGGCCGTGAGCGGAACGTTCGGCGGTAGGCGTCCGGAGGCACGCCGACCGTGCGGTTGAAGTGTCGGCGCAGCGTCGCGGCGGTGCCCATGCCGGTGGCGGTCGCGATGGCGTCGACCACGTCGTCGGTGGCCTCCAGCAACTCCTGGGCACGGCGGATCCGTTGGGTCAGCAGCCATTGCAGCGGAGTGGTGCCGGTCACCGCCCTGAAGTGGCGGCCCAGATGGCGCGAGCTCATCCGCGCCTGGCGGGCCAGGTCCTCCACGGTGAGCGGCTGGTCGAGGCGTTCGATCGCCCAGGGGAACAGCGCGGCGAGCGGGTGGTCGTCACGGGAGGGCACCGGAGCGGCCACGAACTGCGCCTGGCCGCCCGCCCGATGCGGCGGCACGACCAGGCGGCGGGCGACGGAGTTGGCGACGGACGAACCGTGGTCGAGGCGGACGAGATGCAGACACAGGTCCATCGCGGCGGCCTTGCCGGCGGAGGTGAGCACGCTGCCGTTGTCCACGTAGAGCACGTCCGGATCGACCTCCACCCGCGGGTAGCGGGCGGCCAGGACCTCGGTGTGCGCCCAGTGCGTGGTCGCGCGCCTGCCGTCCAGCAGACCGGCGGCGGCCAGTACGAACGCGCCCGTGCACAGGGAGGCCACACGCGAACCTGCCCGGTGGGCCGCGCGCACCGCGTCGACGAGCTCGCCGGGCGGGTCCTCGTCGACGTCCGCCCAGCCGGGGACGATCACGGTGTCGGCATGCCGGAGCCGGTCGAGCCCCTGGTCGGGCTCCAGCCGGAACCGGCCGACCCGCACGGCGTCCGACCCGCAGACCTCGACGTCGTACCAGGGCACGGTCACGTCGACCGGAGCGGCGCCGAACACCTCGTACGCCATGGACAGTTCGAAGTGCAGCATGCCCTCGGTGACGGCCAGCGCGACAGTACCCATGTCCGAAACTGTACGGGGTACGTCGTTCCGGACACTCGCGATGGGCCGCCTGCCCCGGCCAGGATGTTCTCAACGGATCAAGCAGATCAAGCAGATCAAGCGGATCACGAGCACGGGGGAGAACTCATGGGATCGGGACAGCCGGCGACGGCGGCGAAGGTGACGACGGTGACGAAGGTGACGGTGTTCGGTGCGTACGGACACACCGGACGCTTTGTGGTGGCGCACTTGCTGGAGCGCGGGTTCGTCCCCGTTCTCTCCGGCCGTGACGCCGACAAGCTGCGGGCGTTGGCGGCATCCGCCCCCGGACTCGAGGTCCGGCCGGCGTCGGTCGACGACCCCGCCTCGCTGGACCGCGCCCTGGCAGGTGCGGACGCCGTGATCAACTGCGCCGGGCCCTTCGCCGTGACCGCCGCTCCCGTGATCGAGGCGGCCCTGCGCGCCGGGATCCCGTACGTCGATGTGGCGGCCGAGATCGAGGCCAACGTCGACACGTTCACGCACTTCGCGGACCGTGCCCGTACGGCGGGAGCGGTGATCGTTCCCGCGATGGCCTTCTACGGCGGCCTCGGCGACCTGCTGGCCACCGCCGCGATGGGGGAGTGGACGGCGGCCGACGAAGCGGACATCGCCTACGGACTGAGCAGTTGGCGCCCCACCCCCGGCACACGCACCGCGGGCACGGTCTCCCGGGAGCGGCGAGGCGGCCGGCGCGTCCGCTACACGGACGGGCGGTTGGACTACCACGACGACGAGCCGACGCTCCTGAAGTGGCCCTTCCCCGACCCGATGGGCGTCAGGGAGGTCGTCGGGGAGTTCACGATGGCCGACGTGGTCACCGTCCCCAGCCACCTCTCCATCCCCGAGGTGCGCACCCACATGACGACCGAAGCGGCCAGGGACCTCTCTGCCCCGGACACACCGGCGCCGACCGCGGCCGACGAGAACGGGCGGTCCGACCAGACCTTCCTCGTCGACGCCGTCGTACGCTCCGGCGGCGCCGAACGGCGCGCCGTGGCATGCGGCAGGGACATCTACGCCGTCACCGCACCGCTCGCGGTGGAGGCGGTCCACCGCATCCTCACCGGCCGGACCCGCACGGTCGGCGTCGCCTCCGCCGGCGAGATCTTCGACGCGCCCGACTTCCTGCGCGCACTGTCCCCGTACATCTCCTTCGAACTGCTCTAGCCTCTGCGCACTGCTCCGGCCTCTCGCCGATCAAGAAGACGGTAAGAACCACGCGCCACGCGCCTCCCGCCTACAACCTTCCGTCTCGACAGGCCGTCGAACTCGCGCCCGGTGCTGGTCACTTGCCGGGGTCTCTTCTGTCCCATCTGGGGGATGTCATGAGTTCTGTCTCCGTCGGGCGTGCGCTGCGTCGCGGGGCATGCGCCGGAGCCGTGGGGGCGTTGATCGTCGCCGGCCTCGCGAGCGGGGTCGCCTTCGCCGACGACGAGCCGCAGACCGATCAGCTGTGGATCCAGGCGCCGTACGACCAGGCGGTCACCGTCGCCGCGGACGACGGTACGGCGCAGTACCGGTCGCTGGCGCTCGGCCTGTACCACGACAACGACGACTTCACCGTGACCGACGGCCGGCTGACCGTCGACGTCTCCGGACTCGCCGGTGTCGCGGACGTGTCCTGGCCCGACAACTGCACGCCGAACGACGCCGGCACCGTCGCCGTCTGCGACACCGGGGACGTGCCGACCCGCTACAGCGCGCAGGTGCAGCTGAAGGTGCGGGCCGCCGCCGGCGCCGCCGTGGGGGCGCAGGGCGCGATCGAGTACTCCGCCGAGGCCACCGGCGGTCCCGACGGCACGCTCGTGGCCCCGGAGTACTCCGCGGAGACCTCCGTCACCGTCGCCTCCGGCCCGGACCTCGGCGTCAGCGCCCCGCAGGACACAACCGGCGTCGCGACCGGCACCCGCCTCACCGTGCCGTTCTCCGTCACCAACACCGGCAACGAGACCGCCCACGGCTTCAGCGTGAAGATGTGGGCGACGTACGGCCTCGACGTCGTCACCCGCTACCCGCAGTGCACCTACACCGGGCCGGACGACAGCGGCGAGTACACGCCCATGACGTACGTGACCTGCTCCTTCGACACCGACGTCGCGCCCGGTGCCACCGTGGAGCTGCCCGCGCCGCTGCGGCTCGCCGTCACCCGCCACGCGCTGTACGAGCGGTTCGACTACGAGATCCAGCCCGGCGGCGACGCCACCGACCTCGACACCTCGGACAACGGCCGCTCCTGGCACATCACCGCCGACAACACCGCCGACTTCGCCGTGCACGGCGCCAAGGTGAGCGGCGCGGCCGGCGACACCGTCACCGCCGCCTTCCGCTTCGTCAACCACGGCCCGGCCTGGGTCGGCAACGTCGCCTCCGGCGACCCGGTCGCCGTGATGGACTTCTACCTCCCGGAAGGCACCACGGCCACCTCCGTCCCCGAAACCTGCCACACGGCCTGGACGTCCGGCGACGACCCGGCCATCGGCCACTACGCCTGCACCCTCCCGATGTGGGCCAAGCCGCACCTGAAGGTCAGCTACCCCTTCCAGCTGCGCATCGACCGGGTCGTCCCCGACGCGACGGGCCACGTCGTCGTCCACCCCCACTCCGACACGTCGGCCACCTTCGACCCGAACACCGAGAACAACACGGCCAAGGTGATCGTCAACCCGTCCGCCTGACGGCGGCGGGGGTGAGAAAGGGGGGCGAGCCCACGGCTCGCCCCCCTTTCACGGACACCTTCTCAGCCGAAGTAAGCCTCCTCGTTCACGTGGAACATGTAGGCGCGCCAGTTCGCCCTGATGTAGGTGAACCGCGTCGGGTCGTAGCTCCACAGCTCGTCCAACGAGCCGGCGATCACGTCCTGGTTCGCGCGGACGAAGTCCAGGACCGCCTCCGAGACCGGCGCGTACGACCAGTGCCAGCGCTCCTCGCTGATCGCGGGCCTGGTCGTGGCCGACTCCGCCGTGTACGTCTGGAGGAAGCCGTAGCGGGCCGCGTTCGTGCGCAGCCACGTGTAGTTGGCGGCCTCCGGACCGTCGTCCTTCCAGTCCTGGGGCGTGGTGTCGAAGAAGTCCGCGTCGGAGCCCAGGTGGTGGCGTGAGACGCCGGGCGCCGTCGAGGTGCGGAGTATCTCGATCTGGCGTTCGTCCGAGGTCAGGGCCGTCCACACCGCGCGGTGGGAGTCCTTGTCCGGGTCCCACTGCGGGTCCGGGCCCAGCTGGGCGGGGTACTTGGCGCGCACCTCGTCGGTGATGACGCCGAAGGTTCCGGCGCCGCCCGAACCGGTGCGCAGGAACTCGTACTTGCGGTCCCATATCGTGCGCTGCGTCGCCGCGGTGCGCACCCAGGAGACGAGGACCGCGTCGCGGTCGGCGCCCAGGCCGGCCGCCGCGGCGTCGGCCAAGGCGTCGACCTGGGTGTCCGTCTCCGGCTTGATCGCGTCGGGGGCGGGCCCCCTGCCGGTGATCCAGGCCGCGACGGCTGCCGGGTCGGAGGCGTTGAGGATCCCCGACAGGGCCAGCCTGCGGAGGTCGATCTCCCGCTGAGAGCCGAACGTCCGCAGCGGCGCGTCCGCGTCCGCGGCAAGGGCCACTCGGCCGATCCCGGCCGCCCCGACAGCTGCCGCTCCGGCCGTGACCAGTCCGATGAACCGGCGTCGGCTGGGCGTTCTGCGGCGGTGGCCGGGGACTGGTGTGCTCTCCGTGCTGTGCATGGTCTCCCGTTCTCCGTACCGGCTCCGTACACCGGTGGACGGACGAGAATCGCACAGGTGAGCCCTGACCCGACAGAGGCAGATGTCATCGAACAGCGCCTGGAATCAGGCGAGTTCGACAGATGGGCGCACTACCGTCGCGGATCTGCGGCTACCAGGAGAGGGCGTCCGCCGCGTTGTCCTGCCAGTAGGTGACGGTGGCGGCGCTGTTGAAGAGGACACCGCCGTTCGGCAGCTTCAGGGTCTTCTCCGTGCCGGTCGAGCTGCCCTTCTTGTCGGTGAAGTACACGCCCAGGGTCTTCTCCTCGCCGCCCCCTTCGCCGTCGGGGGAGTACGTCAGGATGCCCGCGTACGCGGACTGGCCGGGCTCGAGCATCAGCACGGCCTGCGGCGTGGTCTCGTCAGCCCACGGCAGCGGGGCCTGGGCGTCGGCGCCGGCCCTCAGGAAGGGGGCGCTGTAGGCGTAGCAGGGCTTGGTGCCGGTGTTGGTGGCCTTGAGCAGCAGGTGGTTGATCGGGCGGGACGCCTCGGTGACGGTCAGCGCGGTGTTCGCCGTCGTGCAGGTGACGACCGAGGACGCCTTCGGGGTGGCGGCGGAGGCGGTCTGCCCGGCGGCCTGGAACCCGACGAGCGCGAGGGCGGCGACGACCATGGAGGAGGCGGCCGTGCGGGAGACGAGACGAGTGGCGCTACGCATGAGTGGACTGCTTTCTCTGAACATCAGGAAGGTGATCTTCCGGTTATGGACTGTGTCGGTCGGTCGGTCAGTCGGTCGGTCCTGTCTTGGCCGTGCTGTGTGGGGTGCGGAAGGGCGCGCCCGAAGTGCGGGCCATGAGAGGGGAGTCGAGCGGGGCCGATCACCGTCTCCGGCGAAGCGCCCTGCTTGCATGACCCAAGCCTGTGCCATACGGCGTCCCGTCAGCCGTTCCATCGGGAGTTTCGGGACGCTGGAATGCGCGAACCGGCTCTGACCTGGGGAAACGTGACCTTCCTGGGATGCCGAACGGAATGGAGGACTGGAGGACTGGTCGCCCACGACGACGGCTTCGCGCTGCTGACCGGAGTCTCCGACGCCAACAAGTGGGGTGACACGGCCGCCGCCCTGATCCGCTACAAGGGCGGCTCCGTCCTCTTCGACAAGAAGCTGACCGGCGCCGCGAGCAACGACACCTCGCCTGTGCTGGACTGCGCGCTGAAGTGGAACGGAAGCCAGTACGGCGCCTACTTCGTCGTCCACGGCGCGGGCGGCTTCGTCGACGGGCACTACGGCGACAAGCTGGCCTACGTCGACGACGCCGGGACCACGAAGTCCGGCGGCTGGGACTGGGGTTGCAGCCACAACGAGGGCATCGCCCTGGCCCCGGCGGCCTCCGGCCCCTTC
This window of the Streptomyces sp. NBC_01275 genome carries:
- a CDS encoding DUF4232 domain-containing protein; its protein translation is MRSATRLVSRTAASSMVVAALALVGFQAAGQTASAATPKASSVVTCTTANTALTVTEASRPINHLLLKATNTGTKPCYAYSAPFLRAGADAQAPLPWADETTPQAVLMLEPGQSAYAGILTYSPDGEGGGEEKTLGVYFTDKKGSSTGTEKTLKLPNGGVLFNSAATVTYWQDNAADALSW